ACCTGCCTGCGTCCTGTCCGTTATTTTGAAGGCGTACCTTCACCTGTTAAACGCCCGGAAGATACTGATATGGCCATTTTCCGTGAGAATACAGAAGATATCTACGCGGGAATCGAATGGCAGAAAGGTACACCGGAAGTTAAAAAAGTAATCGACTTTTTACAGAATGAAATGGGTGTACATAACATCCGCTTCCCGGAAACTTCTGGAATCGGTATCAAACCGGTTTCTGAAGAAGGAACGAAGCGTTTAGTACGTGCTGCTATCGAATTTGCTCTTAACGAAGGCAGAAAAAATGTAACTCTTGTTCATAAAGGAAACATTATGAAGTTTACAGAAGGCTCCTTTAAAGCTTGGGGTTATGAAGTAGCTGAAGAAGAATTCGGAGATAAAGTATTCACATGGGCTGAATACGACCGTATCGTTGAAAAAGAAGGAAAAGATGCAGCAAATGCTGCTCAGGACAAAGCCGAAGCAGAAGGTAAAATCATAGTTAAAGATGCGATTGCAGACATCTTCCTTCAGCAGATTCTTACACGTCCAAAAGAATTTGATGTTGTAGCTACTATGAACTTAAATGGAGACTATATTTCCGACGCACTTGCTGCGCAGGTAGGCGGAATCGGAATCGCTCCTGGGGCGAACATCAACTATGAAACTGGACATGCTATTTTTGAAGCTACACACGGTACGGCTCCTAAATATGCAGGTTTAGATAAGGTTAATCCATCTTCAGTTATCCTTTCAGGTGTTTTAATGCTTGAACACCTTGGCTGGAGAGAAGCGGCTGAGCTTATTTCTAAATCTATGGACAAAACGATCGGAAGTAAAGTAGTAACTTACGATTTCGCTCGTATGATGGAAGGCGCTACAGAAGTTAAATGTTCTGAGTTCGGTGACGCACTCATTAAAAATATGGGGTAAGGAAGGAGAACATTATGGCTATTCGCAGAAACAAGATTTCAGTTATCGGAAGTGGATTTACCGGGGCTACTACAGCGCTGATGCTTGCACAGAAAGAACTGGGCGATGTCGTGTTAGTGGATATTCCTGATATGGAAGACCCGACAAAAGGGAGAGCGCTCGACATGCTAGAAGCAAGCCCTGTGCAAGGATTTGACGCCAAAGTCACAGGTACTGCAAACTATGAAGAAACTGAAGGTTCTGACCTGGTGATCATTACAGCGGGTATTGCCAGAAAGCCGGGGATGAGCCGTGATGATCTTGTAAATACAAACTCTAAGATTATGAAGAGCGTAACGAAAGAGATTGTTAAATATTCACCGGATTGCTATATCATTGTTCTTACTAACCCAGTAGACGCGATGACTTATTCTGTGTTCCAGGAAGCAGGACTTCCTAAGAACCGTGTCATTGGACAGTCCGGCGTTCTTGATACAGCCCGTTTCCGTACATTTGTTGCGGAAGAACTTAACGTATCCGTAAAGGATGTAACAGGCTTTGTACTCGGCGGACATGGAGATGACATGGTGCCTCTCGTGCGTTATTCTTTCGCAGGCGGCATCCCTCTTGAGAAATTAATATCTAAAGAACGTCTAGATGAAATCGTTCAGCGTACCCGTAAAGGCGGCGGCGAAATTGTCGGACTGTTAGGTAACGGAAGTGCTTATTATGCACCGGCTGCCTCTTTAACCCAAATGGCAGAGGCTATTCTTAAAGACCAGCGCCGTATCCTTCCGGCAATTGCTTACCTTGAAGGTGAATATGGCTATGAGGGAATTTATCTTGGGGTTCCAACGATTTTAGGCGGGAATGGAATCGAAGAAGTAATCGAGCTGGAACTTACAGAAGAAGAGAAGAAACAGCTGGATCAATCAGCTGACTCTGTTAAAAACGTCCTAAATGTATTAAACTAAGAATAGAAGGATTCGGGGATGATTCCTCGAATCCTTTTTTAACTTTTTTGAAAACGCTTA
This window of the Halobacillus sp. Marseille-Q1614 genome carries:
- the icd gene encoding NADP-dependent isocitrate dehydrogenase; the protein is MAQSQKISVDQKGNLETPNRPIIPFIEGDGIGPDIWAAASRVIEAAVDKAYNGEKSIEWKEVLAGQKAYDKTGEWLPAETLDTIREYKIAIKGPLTTPIGGGIRSLNVALRQELDLFTCLRPVRYFEGVPSPVKRPEDTDMAIFRENTEDIYAGIEWQKGTPEVKKVIDFLQNEMGVHNIRFPETSGIGIKPVSEEGTKRLVRAAIEFALNEGRKNVTLVHKGNIMKFTEGSFKAWGYEVAEEEFGDKVFTWAEYDRIVEKEGKDAANAAQDKAEAEGKIIVKDAIADIFLQQILTRPKEFDVVATMNLNGDYISDALAAQVGGIGIAPGANINYETGHAIFEATHGTAPKYAGLDKVNPSSVILSGVLMLEHLGWREAAELISKSMDKTIGSKVVTYDFARMMEGATEVKCSEFGDALIKNMG
- the mdh gene encoding malate dehydrogenase, whose protein sequence is MAIRRNKISVIGSGFTGATTALMLAQKELGDVVLVDIPDMEDPTKGRALDMLEASPVQGFDAKVTGTANYEETEGSDLVIITAGIARKPGMSRDDLVNTNSKIMKSVTKEIVKYSPDCYIIVLTNPVDAMTYSVFQEAGLPKNRVIGQSGVLDTARFRTFVAEELNVSVKDVTGFVLGGHGDDMVPLVRYSFAGGIPLEKLISKERLDEIVQRTRKGGGEIVGLLGNGSAYYAPAASLTQMAEAILKDQRRILPAIAYLEGEYGYEGIYLGVPTILGGNGIEEVIELELTEEEKKQLDQSADSVKNVLNVLN